A single Desulfobaculum xiamenense DNA region contains:
- a CDS encoding flagellar hook protein FlgE, with protein MSFSSLYVGTTGMKSHGERMGVIGNNLANVSTLGFRGSEVHFETLMSQFTTTGASPDVAVSQRGLGVGLGAILTDFNEGGFEPGTASTDLAIAGEGFFRVVNGDKIRYTRAGNFRFDEDGFLVDPNGFRVQGRTVSDDGVVSGASSDISLNIGDDGQITVPPFATREVSLSLNLGTNTQDEAVTDATDPFFAMLKSWNANATDGPLSEGSSSYSTSIKVYDDAGEAHTLTVHFDPVSASNASGRRTFEFVAGFDPAEDGRTGMSSAAGAGLAMSGTLTFDTSGQLVDMSAFSYSGEGDATDPANWNLAELSADGLPVFSMTFRNTDLTTGEVTTSGESTIALDLGLSATAWDSGAPATAAEVGSNAGSLPSMSTPTVRNLASTAYEGTSSTIVQSQDGSPEGYLMSINIDRTGMMVGNFSNGVHKDLSQLTLYTFQSNWGLRREGSNHFSETAQSGAAVEGTPDTDNLGAITSQTLETSNVDMAEQFVKMISTERGFQANSKVITTADMLLQTLVNMKR; from the coding sequence ATGAGTTTTTCATCCCTTTACGTCGGGACGACGGGCATGAAGTCCCACGGCGAGCGGATGGGTGTCATCGGCAACAACCTCGCCAACGTGAGCACCCTCGGCTTCAGGGGATCGGAGGTCCACTTCGAAACCCTCATGAGCCAGTTCACGACGACGGGGGCCTCGCCTGATGTCGCCGTATCCCAACGGGGCCTCGGTGTCGGCCTCGGTGCCATCCTCACGGACTTCAACGAAGGCGGCTTCGAACCAGGAACCGCATCCACGGACCTCGCCATCGCTGGCGAAGGGTTCTTCCGCGTGGTCAACGGCGACAAGATCCGCTACACCCGCGCAGGAAACTTCCGCTTCGACGAAGACGGCTTCCTCGTCGATCCCAACGGCTTCCGCGTGCAGGGACGTACCGTGTCCGACGACGGCGTCGTGTCCGGCGCATCGTCGGACATCTCGCTCAACATCGGCGACGACGGACAGATCACCGTACCGCCCTTCGCCACGCGCGAAGTGAGCCTGAGCCTAAACCTCGGCACCAACACACAGGACGAAGCCGTCACCGACGCCACGGACCCCTTCTTCGCGATGCTCAAGAGCTGGAACGCCAACGCCACGGACGGACCACTGTCCGAAGGCTCATCGTCCTACTCGACATCCATCAAGGTTTATGACGACGCAGGCGAAGCCCACACGCTGACCGTACACTTCGACCCCGTCTCGGCCAGCAACGCCAGCGGTCGCCGCACCTTCGAATTCGTGGCGGGCTTCGACCCGGCCGAGGACGGCCGCACGGGCATGTCCTCGGCGGCTGGGGCGGGGCTTGCCATGTCCGGCACGCTCACCTTCGACACCAGCGGCCAGCTCGTCGACATGTCCGCCTTCAGCTATTCCGGCGAAGGCGACGCCACGGACCCGGCCAACTGGAATCTCGCCGAACTGTCCGCCGACGGGCTTCCCGTCTTCTCCATGACCTTCCGCAACACGGACCTCACCACCGGCGAAGTCACGACCTCCGGCGAAAGCACCATCGCGCTGGACCTCGGCCTGTCGGCTACGGCATGGGATTCCGGCGCTCCGGCCACCGCCGCAGAGGTCGGCAGCAACGCGGGCAGCCTGCCCTCCATGTCCACGCCCACGGTCCGCAACCTCGCTTCCACGGCCTACGAGGGCACCAGTTCGACCATCGTCCAGAGTCAGGACGGTAGCCCCGAAGGCTACCTGATGAGCATCAACATCGACCGCACGGGCATGATGGTCGGCAACTTCTCCAACGGCGTGCACAAGGATCTCAGCCAGCTCACCCTGTACACCTTCCAGAGCAACTGGGGGCTTCGGCGCGAGGGGTCGAACCACTTCTCGGAGACGGCCCAGTCCGGTGCCGCCGTGGAAGGCACGCCCGACACGGACAATCTGGGTGCCATCACCTCGCAGACGCTGGAGACCTCCAACGTGGACATGGCCGAACAGTTCGTGAAGATGATATCCACAGAGCGCGGCTTCCAGGCCAACTCCAAGGTCATCACCACGGCGGACATGCTGCTTCAGACGCTGGTCAACATGAAGCGCTAG